Proteins found in one Synechococcus sp. LA31 genomic segment:
- a CDS encoding ribonuclease J yields MTNQAKKPCLRVIPLGGLHEIGKNTCVFEYGDDIMLVDAGLAFPSDGMHGVNVVMPDTSYLKENQKRIRGMIVTHGHEDHIGGIAHHLKNFNIPVIHGPRLALAMLTGKMEEAGVMDRTILQTVAPRDVVKVGQHFSVEFIRNTHSMADSFSLAITTPVGTVIFTGDFKFDHTPVDGETFDMARLAHYGDQGVLCLFSDSTNAEVPGFCPPERSVFPCLDRHISQAEGRVIITTFASSIHRVSMILELALKNGRKVGLLGRSMLNVIAKARELGYMRAPDDLFVPIKQIRDLPDRETLLLMTGSQGEPLAALSRISRGEHPQVQVKTSDTIIFSASPIPGNTISVVNTIDRLMMLGAKVVYGKGEGIHVSGHGFQEDQKLMLALTKPKYFVPVHGEHRMLVCHSKTAQSMGVPAENILIIDNGDVVELTADSIATGEPVKAGIELLDASRNGIVDARVLKERQQLADDGVITMLAVISTDGVMAAPPRVNLRGVVTAADPRKLSLWAEREITWVLENRWQQLSRNSGGKAPDVDWMGVQREIEIGLQRRLRRELQVEPLIICLVQPAPGGTPAYKGRADAEPDTRPAPRGGRGGVREIQRGDRPERVERSQQPRRELAAVGAAAPAPAAAATPAPAAVATPVRSEEPEIAGRTRRRRSAAAG; encoded by the coding sequence ATGACGAACCAAGCCAAGAAACCCTGTCTGCGTGTCATCCCCCTGGGTGGTCTTCACGAGATCGGTAAGAACACCTGCGTTTTTGAATACGGCGACGACATCATGCTGGTGGATGCCGGCTTGGCCTTCCCCAGCGATGGCATGCACGGCGTCAACGTGGTGATGCCTGACACCAGCTATCTCAAGGAAAACCAGAAACGCATTCGCGGCATGATCGTGACCCACGGTCACGAAGATCACATCGGTGGTATTGCTCACCACCTCAAGAACTTCAATATCCCCGTGATTCACGGCCCGCGCCTGGCGCTGGCCATGCTCACCGGCAAGATGGAAGAGGCCGGTGTGATGGATCGCACCATTCTTCAAACCGTCGCACCTCGCGATGTGGTGAAGGTGGGGCAGCACTTCTCGGTGGAGTTCATCCGCAACACCCACTCGATGGCCGACAGCTTCTCGCTGGCCATCACCACTCCCGTGGGCACGGTGATCTTCACCGGCGATTTTAAGTTTGACCACACCCCTGTCGATGGTGAAACCTTCGACATGGCTCGCCTAGCCCATTACGGCGATCAAGGTGTTCTCTGTCTGTTTAGCGACTCCACCAACGCCGAGGTGCCGGGCTTCTGCCCGCCGGAGCGTTCCGTCTTCCCCTGCCTGGATCGCCACATTTCCCAGGCCGAAGGTCGGGTGATCATCACCACCTTCGCTAGCTCTATTCACCGGGTGTCGATGATCCTGGAGCTGGCTCTGAAGAACGGTCGCAAGGTGGGCCTGCTGGGTCGCTCGATGCTCAATGTGATCGCCAAAGCCCGCGAGCTGGGTTACATGCGTGCCCCGGACGACCTGTTTGTGCCGATCAAGCAGATCCGTGATCTGCCGGATCGTGAAACCCTGCTGTTGATGACCGGTAGTCAGGGTGAACCGCTGGCTGCCCTCAGTCGCATCTCCCGCGGCGAGCATCCGCAGGTGCAGGTGAAAACCTCCGACACCATTATTTTCTCCGCCAGCCCTATCCCCGGTAACACCATCTCCGTGGTGAACACCATCGATCGGCTGATGATGCTGGGCGCCAAGGTGGTGTATGGCAAGGGTGAGGGCATCCACGTTTCTGGCCACGGCTTCCAGGAAGACCAGAAGCTGATGCTGGCGCTCACAAAGCCCAAATACTTCGTGCCGGTGCACGGCGAACACCGCATGCTCGTGTGCCACAGCAAGACCGCTCAATCGATGGGCGTTCCAGCTGAAAACATCCTGATCATCGATAACGGCGATGTGGTGGAACTCACCGCTGATTCGATCGCCACGGGTGAACCGGTAAAAGCAGGCATCGAACTTCTCGATGCCTCCCGCAACGGCATCGTGGATGCCCGCGTGCTCAAAGAGCGTCAGCAACTGGCTGACGACGGTGTGATCACGATGCTGGCGGTGATCAGCACCGATGGCGTCATGGCAGCTCCACCCCGCGTGAACCTGCGCGGTGTGGTCACCGCTGCTGATCCCCGCAAGCTCAGCCTTTGGGCCGAGCGCGAGATCACCTGGGTGCTCGAGAACCGTTGGCAGCAGCTGTCGCGCAACAGCGGTGGCAAAGCTCCCGATGTGGACTGGATGGGCGTGCAGCGCGAGATCGAGATCGGCCTGCAGCGCCGCCTGCGCCGCGAGCTCCAGGTGGAGCCGCTGATTATCTGCCTGGTGCAGCCAGCCCCCGGTGGAACCCCCGCCTACAAGGGCCGCGCCGATGCCGAGCCCGACACCCGTCCCGCTCCCCGCGGTGGTCGCGGCGGTGTTCGCGAGATCCAACGTGGCGATCGTCCTGAGCGCGTCGAGCGTTCACAGCAACCCCGCCGTGAGCTGGCTGCCGTCGGCGCTGCTGCCCCGGCTCCTGCCGCTGCCGCTACCCCTGCTCCTGCAGCTGTGGCTACACCGGTCCGCAGCGAAGAGCCTGAAATCGCTGGCCGGACCCGCCGCCGCCGTTCCGCTGCGGCTGGCTGA
- the clpP gene encoding ATP-dependent Clp endopeptidase proteolytic subunit ClpP, whose amino-acid sequence MINASTPHPIQNRWLGSRPEATIASMPVAAPGVLPTVVEQSGRGERAFDIYSRLLRERIIFLGTGIDDQVADALVAQLLFLEAEDPEKDIQIYINSPGGSVTAGLAIYDTMQQVAPDVVTICYGLAASMGAFLLSGGTKGKRLALPSARIMIHQPLGGAQGQAVDIEIQAKEILYLKDTLNGLMAEHTGQPLEKIAEDTDRDYFLSPPEAVQYGLIDRVVTDDSPV is encoded by the coding sequence GTGATCAACGCCAGCACCCCACACCCGATCCAGAACCGCTGGCTGGGCAGCCGCCCGGAAGCCACCATCGCCTCCATGCCGGTGGCTGCTCCGGGGGTGCTGCCCACTGTGGTGGAGCAATCGGGCCGGGGCGAGCGGGCCTTCGACATCTATTCGCGCCTGCTGCGCGAGCGAATCATCTTCCTGGGCACCGGCATCGACGACCAGGTAGCCGATGCGCTAGTGGCCCAGCTGCTGTTCCTCGAGGCTGAAGACCCCGAAAAGGACATTCAGATCTACATCAACTCGCCAGGCGGATCGGTGACGGCCGGCCTGGCCATCTACGACACCATGCAGCAGGTGGCGCCGGATGTGGTGACCATCTGCTACGGCCTAGCGGCCTCGATGGGCGCCTTCCTGCTCTCCGGCGGCACCAAGGGCAAACGCCTGGCCCTGCCCAGCGCGCGGATCATGATCCACCAACCCCTTGGCGGCGCCCAGGGCCAGGCGGTGGACATCGAGATTCAGGCCAAGGAAATCCTCTACCTCAAAGACACCCTCAACGGGCTGATGGCCGAGCACACCGGCCAGCCCCTGGAGAAGATCGCTGAAGACACCGACCGCGACTACTTCCTTTCCCCGCCAGAGGCGGTTCAATACGGACTGATCGACCGCGTCGTCACTGACGACTCCCCGGTTTGA
- the uvrB gene encoding excinuclease ABC subunit UvrB — translation MANPYQLHAPYSPKGDQPTAIKGLVAGVEGGERYQTLLGATGTGKTFTIANVIAQTGRPALVLAHNKTLAAQLCNELREFFPNNAVEYFISYYDYYQPEAYVPVSDTYIAKTASINEEIDMLRHSATRSLFERRDVIVVASISCIYGLGIPSEYLKAAVKFEVGETLNLRGSLRELVNNQYSRNDLEISRGRFRVRGDVLEIGPAYEDRLVRIELFGDEVEAIRYVDPTTGEILQSLENINIYPAKHFVTPKERLADAIKAIRSELRERLDVLNEQGRLLEAQRLEQRTAYDLEMLEQVGYCNGVENYARHLAGRPAGTPPECLIDYFPDDWLLVVDESHVTCSQLQAMYNGDQSRKQVLIEHGFRLPSAADNRPLKGVEFWEKARQTIFVSATPGDWELRQSDSQVVEQVIRPTGVLDPVVEVRPTDGQVDDLLGEIRIRADKRERVLVTTLTKRMAEDLTDYLAENGVRVRYLHSEIHSIERIEIIQDLRNGEYDVLVGVNLLREGLDLPEVSLVAILDADKEGFLRAERSLIQTIGRAARHVEGLALLYADNLTDSMAKAISETERRRAIQHAYNERHGITPSPAGKRAGNSILAFLEVSRRLSDDQLEQATEQAEHNEVPLDALPELIQQLEEKMKSAAKNLQFEEAANLRDRIKGLRQKLVGKP, via the coding sequence ATGGCTAATCCCTACCAACTGCACGCTCCCTACAGCCCCAAGGGAGATCAGCCCACGGCGATCAAAGGTCTCGTGGCTGGCGTGGAGGGCGGTGAGCGCTATCAGACCCTGCTGGGAGCCACCGGTACGGGAAAAACCTTCACCATCGCCAATGTGATCGCCCAGACGGGGCGGCCGGCGCTGGTGTTAGCGCATAACAAAACCTTGGCGGCGCAGCTGTGCAATGAGTTGCGGGAATTTTTCCCCAACAATGCCGTTGAATATTTCATCTCCTATTACGACTACTACCAGCCGGAGGCGTATGTGCCCGTCTCTGATACGTATATCGCCAAAACGGCGTCGATCAACGAAGAGATCGACATGCTCCGCCACTCCGCTACCCGGTCGCTATTTGAGCGGCGTGATGTGATCGTGGTGGCCTCGATCAGCTGCATCTATGGCCTTGGTATTCCTAGCGAATACCTTAAGGCCGCGGTGAAGTTTGAGGTTGGTGAAACCCTGAATTTGCGCGGTTCGCTGCGGGAGCTGGTGAACAACCAATACTCCCGAAATGATCTGGAGATTTCCCGCGGCCGGTTCCGTGTACGCGGAGATGTTCTGGAGATCGGTCCTGCCTACGAAGATCGCCTGGTGCGGATCGAGCTGTTTGGCGATGAGGTGGAGGCGATCCGCTACGTGGATCCCACCACCGGCGAGATCCTGCAGAGCCTGGAGAACATCAATATCTACCCGGCGAAGCACTTTGTGACGCCGAAGGAACGGTTGGCGGATGCGATCAAGGCGATCCGTTCTGAACTGCGTGAGCGGCTGGATGTGCTTAACGAACAGGGCCGGCTGTTAGAAGCTCAGCGCTTGGAGCAACGCACCGCCTACGACCTCGAGATGCTGGAGCAGGTGGGTTACTGCAATGGTGTGGAGAACTACGCCCGCCATCTGGCCGGCCGCCCTGCCGGCACGCCACCGGAGTGCCTGATCGATTATTTCCCCGACGACTGGCTGCTGGTGGTGGATGAGAGCCACGTCACGTGCAGTCAGCTGCAGGCGATGTACAACGGCGATCAATCCCGTAAACAGGTGCTGATCGAGCACGGCTTTCGGCTGCCTTCAGCTGCCGATAATCGGCCGCTCAAAGGAGTGGAGTTTTGGGAGAAGGCGCGGCAGACGATCTTCGTGAGTGCCACGCCGGGCGACTGGGAACTTCGCCAGAGCGATAGCCAGGTGGTGGAGCAGGTGATTCGCCCCACCGGAGTGCTCGATCCGGTGGTGGAGGTACGCCCCACCGACGGCCAGGTGGATGACCTGCTCGGCGAAATCCGCATCCGAGCCGATAAGCGGGAGCGGGTGCTCGTGACCACGCTCACCAAGCGCATGGCCGAAGATCTCACCGACTATCTGGCGGAGAACGGCGTGCGGGTGCGCTATCTCCACTCCGAAATCCATTCAATTGAACGGATCGAGATCATTCAGGACCTCCGCAACGGTGAGTACGACGTTCTGGTGGGGGTGAACCTGCTGCGGGAGGGACTTGACCTGCCGGAGGTGTCACTGGTGGCGATCCTCGACGCGGACAAGGAGGGCTTCCTCCGGGCCGAGCGTTCCTTGATCCAGACCATCGGCCGTGCAGCCCGCCACGTGGAAGGGTTGGCGCTCCTCTATGCCGACAACCTCACCGATTCCATGGCCAAGGCCATCTCGGAAACCGAGCGCCGCCGCGCCATCCAGCACGCCTACAACGAGCGGCACGGCATCACCCCTTCTCCGGCGGGCAAGCGAGCCGGCAACTCGATCCTGGCGTTCTTGGAGGTGTCGCGCCGTCTCAGCGACGACCAGTTGGAGCAGGCCACCGAGCAGGCTGAGCACAACGAAGTTCCCCTTGACGCCCTTCCGGAGCTGATCCAGCAATTGGAAGAGAAGATGAAGAGCGCAGCGAAAAATCTTCAGTTTGAGGAGGCCGCCAACCTGCGTGACCGCATCAAGGGCCTGCGCCAGAAGCTGGTGGGCAAGCCTTGA
- a CDS encoding DUF561 domain-containing protein yields MSRLAQLPASLRTALLERRALKVIAGLTNFDAASVERISRAAGLGGADLIDVACDPALVQLAAEVSGLPICVSAVDPELFPAAVAAGAAMVEIGNYDAFYPLGRIFDAEEVLAITRRTRELLPEVVLSVTVPHVLPLDQQEQLAADLVVAGADIIQTEGGTSAKPFSAGSLGLIEKAAPTLAAAHSISRAVSVPVLCASGLSSVTVSMAIAAGAAGVGVGSAVNKLNDALAMVAVVRGLREALGSAVRATV; encoded by the coding sequence ATGTCGCGTCTCGCCCAGCTGCCCGCTTCCCTCCGCACGGCCCTGCTGGAGCGGCGCGCCCTCAAGGTGATCGCTGGCCTTACCAATTTTGATGCCGCCAGCGTTGAGCGCATCAGCCGCGCAGCCGGTCTTGGTGGTGCTGATCTGATCGACGTGGCCTGCGATCCGGCTCTGGTTCAGCTGGCTGCTGAGGTGAGCGGCCTGCCGATCTGCGTGAGCGCGGTGGATCCCGAGTTGTTCCCTGCCGCCGTGGCCGCCGGCGCCGCGATGGTGGAGATCGGCAACTACGACGCCTTCTATCCCCTGGGCCGCATCTTTGATGCTGAGGAAGTGCTGGCGATCACCCGCCGCACCCGCGAGCTGCTGCCCGAGGTGGTGCTGAGCGTCACGGTGCCTCACGTGCTGCCCCTCGATCAGCAGGAGCAACTGGCCGCCGATTTGGTGGTTGCCGGTGCCGACATCATTCAGACCGAAGGTGGCACCAGCGCCAAGCCCTTTAGCGCCGGCAGCCTGGGCTTGATCGAGAAGGCCGCTCCCACCCTGGCCGCCGCCCACAGCATCAGCCGTGCGGTGAGCGTGCCGGTGCTCTGCGCCTCTGGCCTCTCGTCGGTCACCGTGTCCATGGCCATTGCCGCCGGTGCTGCTGGCGTGGGTGTGGGGTCGGCTGTGAACAAGCTCAACGACGCGCTGGCCATGGTGGCCGTGGTGCGCGGTCTGCGCGAAGCCCTCGGCAGCGCTGTCAGAGCCACCGTCTGA
- a CDS encoding aspartate-semialdehyde dehydrogenase, with protein sequence MTSSIRPLPQRPLHVAVLGASGAVGQELLLLLAERGFPVGRLTLLASPRSAGQQVEWNGQTLTIEPVSADAFNGVDVVLASAGGSVSKQWAPVAAAAGAVVIDNSSAFRMDAEVPLVVPEVNPNAAFHHSGVIANPNCTTILMTLALAPLAARRPLRRVVVSTYQSASGAGARAMEELASLSRTVLDGGTPESSVLPYSLAFNLFLHNSPLQDNGYCEEELKMLNETRKIMNLPDLRVSATCVRVPVLRAHSEAINIEFEEPFPVGEARALLAEAPGVELIEDFSANRFPMPTDVTGRDAVAVGRIRQDLSSPNALEIWLCGDQIRKGAALNAIQIAELLLDPAAAVAAGAAPAGAVA encoded by the coding sequence TTGACCAGCTCCATTCGCCCCCTGCCCCAGCGCCCCCTGCATGTGGCCGTTCTTGGTGCCAGCGGTGCCGTGGGCCAGGAGCTGTTGCTGCTGCTGGCTGAGCGCGGCTTTCCAGTGGGACGCCTCACCTTGCTGGCCTCCCCGCGTTCCGCCGGACAGCAGGTGGAGTGGAACGGACAGACCCTCACGATCGAGCCGGTGAGCGCTGACGCTTTCAACGGTGTGGATGTGGTGCTGGCCTCCGCCGGCGGCTCGGTGTCGAAGCAGTGGGCGCCGGTGGCTGCCGCTGCTGGTGCCGTGGTGATTGACAACTCCAGTGCCTTCCGCATGGATGCAGAGGTGCCGTTGGTGGTGCCGGAGGTGAACCCCAATGCCGCCTTTCACCACAGCGGGGTGATCGCCAACCCCAATTGCACGACGATCTTGATGACCTTGGCGCTGGCGCCACTGGCCGCCCGCCGGCCTCTGCGTCGGGTGGTGGTGAGCACCTATCAATCCGCTAGTGGCGCCGGTGCGCGCGCGATGGAGGAGCTGGCCAGCCTCAGCCGCACCGTGCTCGATGGAGGCACACCCGAGAGCAGCGTGTTGCCCTACTCCTTGGCCTTCAACCTGTTTTTGCACAACTCACCGCTTCAAGACAACGGCTATTGCGAGGAGGAGCTGAAGATGCTCAACGAAACCCGCAAGATCATGAATCTGCCCGATCTGCGGGTGTCCGCCACCTGTGTGCGGGTGCCGGTGCTGCGGGCGCATTCCGAGGCGATCAACATTGAGTTTGAGGAGCCTTTCCCGGTGGGTGAGGCCCGGGCACTGTTGGCTGAAGCTCCCGGTGTGGAACTCATCGAAGACTTCAGCGCCAACCGCTTTCCGATGCCCACCGATGTGACCGGTCGCGATGCGGTGGCTGTGGGTCGGATTCGCCAGGACCTCAGCTCGCCCAATGCCCTGGAGATTTGGCTTTGCGGTGATCAGATCCGCAAGGGTGCAGCCCTCAATGCCATCCAGATTGCAGAGCTGCTTTTGGATCCCGCCGCAGCCGTGGCTGCCGGTGCTGCACCGGCGGGAGCTGTGGCTTGA
- the dapA gene encoding 4-hydroxy-tetrahydrodipicolinate synthase: protein MQPGAASPAPFGRVITAMVTPFAADGSVDLDLAARLASHLVDHGSDGLVLCGTTGESPTLSWDEQHQLFSAVKAAVGQRASLIAGTGSNCTAEAVEAVAEAAALGADGALVVVPYYNKPPQEGLEAHFRAVAAAAPQLPLMLYNIPGRTGCSISPDTTARLMDLPNVVSFKAASGTTEEVTALRSLCGERLAIYSGDDALLLPMLAVGAVGVVSVASHVAGDQLQQLVQAFLAGDHSTALALHEQLLPLCKAMFCTTNPIPVKAALEISGWPVGSPRLPLVTASNDVRDRLTSVLAALRPT, encoded by the coding sequence CTGCAGCCCGGCGCCGCCTCCCCAGCTCCCTTCGGACGGGTGATCACGGCGATGGTCACACCCTTCGCTGCTGATGGTTCGGTGGATCTGGACTTGGCAGCACGGCTGGCCAGTCATCTGGTGGACCATGGCTCCGATGGCCTGGTGCTCTGCGGAACCACCGGTGAATCCCCCACCCTGAGCTGGGATGAGCAGCATCAGTTGTTTTCAGCGGTGAAGGCCGCTGTAGGTCAGCGGGCCAGTCTGATCGCGGGCACCGGCAGCAACTGCACCGCTGAGGCTGTGGAGGCCGTTGCTGAAGCTGCTGCCCTTGGCGCCGATGGAGCCCTAGTGGTGGTTCCCTATTACAACAAGCCTCCTCAGGAGGGCCTCGAAGCCCATTTCCGTGCTGTGGCAGCCGCCGCACCCCAGCTGCCTTTGATGCTTTACAACATCCCCGGCCGCACCGGCTGCAGCATCAGCCCCGACACCACGGCGCGGCTGATGGATCTGCCCAATGTGGTGAGTTTCAAGGCGGCCAGCGGCACCACCGAAGAGGTCACTGCTCTGCGGTCGCTCTGCGGCGAGCGTTTGGCCATCTACAGCGGCGACGATGCTCTGCTTTTGCCGATGTTGGCCGTTGGCGCTGTGGGTGTGGTGAGTGTGGCCAGCCATGTGGCTGGCGATCAGCTTCAGCAGCTGGTGCAGGCCTTCCTCGCCGGCGATCACAGCACCGCCCTGGCTTTGCACGAACAGCTGCTACCGCTGTGTAAGGCGATGTTTTGCACCACCAATCCCATCCCCGTGAAAGCTGCCCTGGAGATCAGCGGCTGGCCGGTGGGTTCCCCAAGGCTTCCTCTCGTAACCGCTTCTAACGACGTGCGCGACCGACTCACTTCCGTTCTGGCAGCCCTGCGTCCTACCTGA
- the tig gene encoding trigger factor — MSPATSTASQSELQVSTSPRPGSRMAVEIAVPAGLTQTSHEQAVDKLSRTIKLPGFRKGKVPRAVLVQQIGAVRIRATALEDLVDSVFRDAMKQAEIPAIGQPSVDGGFEALLERFEPGKELSLTLEMDVEPTPSLKATKGLKTEAESVSFDPARVDELIEQSRRQLATLVPVEKRAAEAGDVAVISFTGTYADSGEAISGGSAEAMEVELEDGRMIPGFVEGIIGMKPGDSKTVACQFPEDYPQEDSAGRKASFEISLSELKTRELPALDDAFAQQASDKQTLAELRADLEERLKDDAQRRNESNRHDALLAALVEQLEVELPETLVQEEIISLLEQTAGQLAQQGMDVKKLFTPQLIQSLRETSRPEAEERLKRSLALKALATAEKIEVAADEIEAKVKELSRGFSDSSRIDPARLRQAVQEDLMREKLMGWLESNSTITEKAADDAEAKPKKAAAKKGSSKKAEPAAEA; from the coding sequence ATGAGTCCTGCCACCTCCACAGCCAGCCAATCCGAGCTCCAGGTGAGCACTAGCCCTCGCCCCGGCAGCAGGATGGCTGTGGAGATCGCCGTGCCCGCTGGCCTCACCCAGACCAGCCATGAGCAGGCGGTGGACAAGCTGAGCCGCACCATCAAGCTGCCGGGATTCCGCAAAGGCAAGGTGCCCCGCGCCGTGCTGGTGCAGCAGATCGGGGCCGTGCGCATCCGCGCCACCGCCCTCGAAGACCTGGTGGACAGCGTGTTCCGCGACGCCATGAAGCAGGCCGAGATTCCTGCTATTGGCCAACCCAGCGTGGATGGGGGCTTCGAAGCACTGCTGGAGCGCTTTGAACCCGGCAAGGAGCTGAGCCTCACCCTTGAGATGGACGTGGAACCCACTCCAAGCCTCAAGGCCACCAAAGGCCTCAAAACCGAAGCCGAAAGCGTGAGCTTCGATCCAGCGCGCGTCGATGAGCTGATCGAGCAGTCGCGCCGTCAGCTGGCGACTCTGGTGCCCGTGGAGAAGCGTGCCGCCGAAGCCGGCGATGTGGCCGTCATCAGCTTCACGGGCACCTATGCCGACAGCGGTGAAGCCATCAGCGGCGGCAGCGCCGAGGCCATGGAAGTGGAGCTGGAAGACGGCCGCATGATCCCCGGCTTCGTGGAAGGGATCATCGGCATGAAGCCCGGCGACAGCAAAACCGTGGCCTGCCAGTTCCCCGAGGACTACCCCCAGGAGGATTCCGCCGGCCGTAAGGCCAGCTTCGAGATCAGCTTGAGCGAGCTGAAGACCCGTGAGCTTCCCGCGCTCGACGACGCCTTCGCCCAGCAGGCAAGCGACAAGCAGACCCTGGCTGAGCTGCGCGCCGATCTGGAGGAGCGCCTCAAGGACGACGCCCAGCGGCGCAACGAATCCAACCGGCACGACGCACTGCTGGCGGCCCTTGTCGAGCAGCTCGAGGTGGAACTGCCCGAAACCCTGGTGCAGGAGGAAATCATCTCGCTGCTGGAGCAGACCGCCGGCCAGCTCGCCCAGCAGGGCATGGATGTGAAGAAGCTGTTTACCCCGCAGCTGATCCAGAGCCTGCGCGAAACCTCCCGCCCTGAAGCGGAGGAGCGGCTCAAGCGCAGCCTGGCCCTCAAGGCCCTGGCCACCGCCGAAAAGATCGAAGTGGCAGCCGATGAGATTGAGGCCAAGGTGAAGGAATTGAGCCGAGGCTTCAGCGACAGCTCCCGCATCGATCCCGCCCGCCTGCGCCAGGCCGTTCAGGAAGACCTGATGCGCGAAAAGCTGATGGGCTGGCTGGAGAGCAACTCCACCATCACCGAGAAGGCTGCAGACGACGCCGAGGCGAAGCCCAAGAAAGCCGCCGCCAAGAAAGGCAGCAGCAAGAAGGCTGAGCCCGCTGCCGAGGCCTGA
- the tilS gene encoding tRNA lysidine(34) synthetase TilS codes for MAQAWSRYHLRLHRWLLQQPELLPDGATLLVAVSGGQDSMALVGLLQDLKRLHHWQLQLWHGDHRLRVHSSQQASELRQWAEQQGLPVQIEVWQEPQPAEAAARAWRYNALEAAARTCGASHVVTGHTASDRAETLLLQLARGSHRRGLASLRPQRALTPGLTLVRPLWLFSRLETAKIREQLDLPLWPDASNEDPCYSRNRLRQQVMPVLEELHPGASRRISGVAERLAQEQQSQDELMDLALAGLLANRQAPEQALQRRALLALQAANQRQLLQHWLGLQGVSPLPAEQLRSLLHRLEPMQGPGSHALAGGLHLHWDRQHLWLIHPNRP; via the coding sequence TTGGCGCAAGCCTGGAGCCGCTACCACCTGCGCCTGCACCGTTGGCTGCTGCAGCAACCGGAGCTGCTGCCCGATGGAGCCACCTTGCTGGTGGCGGTGTCAGGCGGACAGGATTCGATGGCGCTGGTGGGACTGCTCCAAGACCTGAAGCGGCTGCATCACTGGCAGCTGCAGCTCTGGCACGGCGACCACCGGCTGCGGGTTCATTCAAGCCAGCAGGCCAGCGAGCTACGCCAGTGGGCGGAGCAGCAGGGGCTGCCGGTGCAGATCGAGGTGTGGCAAGAGCCGCAACCCGCTGAGGCCGCCGCCCGCGCCTGGCGCTACAACGCCCTGGAAGCTGCCGCGCGCACCTGCGGCGCCAGCCATGTGGTGACCGGCCATACCGCCAGCGACCGAGCCGAAACCCTGCTGCTGCAACTAGCCCGCGGCAGCCACCGCCGCGGGCTAGCCAGCCTGCGGCCGCAGCGTGCCCTAACCCCGGGCCTCACCCTGGTGCGGCCCCTTTGGCTCTTCAGCCGCCTGGAAACGGCAAAGATCCGCGAGCAGCTCGACCTCCCCCTCTGGCCTGATGCCAGCAACGAGGACCCCTGCTACAGCCGCAACCGCCTGCGCCAGCAGGTTATGCCGGTGCTGGAGGAGCTTCATCCCGGAGCCAGCCGGCGCATCAGCGGCGTAGCCGAACGACTGGCCCAGGAACAACAGAGCCAGGACGAGCTGATGGATCTAGCCCTGGCAGGGCTTCTGGCGAATCGCCAAGCACCCGAGCAGGCCCTGCAGCGGCGGGCCCTGCTGGCCCTGCAAGCCGCCAACCAACGCCAGCTGCTCCAGCACTGGCTGGGCCTGCAGGGCGTCAGCCCCCTTCCGGCGGAGCAGTTGCGAAGCCTGCTCCACCGCTTAGAGCCCATGCAAGGCCCCGGCAGCCACGCCTTAGCGGGCGGCCTCCACCTGCACTGGGATCGTCAGCACCTCTGGCTGATCCACCCCAACCGGCCCTAA